The following is a genomic window from Dermatophilaceae bacterium Soc4.6.
CCACCCCACCACTGCGGTAACGCCGGTGGGGGACAGAACCCGGCGTATCGACCGACTCATCCACCCCAAGGCCTCTGACCTGCGGGTTTACCCCGGCGAGCCCACCGCAGTCCGCATCTGGTCCGCAGGAGTTCCGAGAACCTCGTCGACAGCGTCCCTCGCGCGGTCGTCCGAGTCGGGCCACAGGTGGCTGTAGGTGTCTAGCGTCTCGGTGGCGCTCTTGTGCCCCAGCCGTGCTTGCACCGTCTTGACGGACTCGCCGTGCCGGATCAGGAGGCTGGCGTAGTAGTGCCTCAATGCGTGGAAGACCACCCCCTCGGCGCCCGCGCTCGCGGTCGCCCGACGCCAGACGTTGCCGAAGGCGGACCGGCGCAGCATCTGCCCCTCGGAGCCGGTGAAGACCAGCCCCTTGTCCCCCACGGGGAAGGCGGCGAGGTGAGTCGCGAGGGCGTCGACGGCGACCTGGGGGAGCGGAATCGTGCGATAGCTGGCGTCGGTCTTCGGCGGGGCGAACACCGGGGCGTGGCCACTGATGCCGACGAGCTGACGGTCGACCCGCACCGTCCGGCGCAGGAAGTCGATCCGGTCCACCGTCAGCCCGAACACCTCGCCCTGGCGCATGCCCGTGGACGCCGCCAGGACGACCATGGCCCGGTACCTTGCGGGCACGGCCTGGGCGATGGCCGTCACGACCTCGGTAGCGA
Proteins encoded in this region:
- a CDS encoding tyrosine-type recombinase/integrase, with amino-acid sequence MASIAKRPDATYRARYRDSSGKEHSRHFTRKVDAQRWLDEITASIVTGSYVHPKAGDVTFRDYAESWRSKQVHRPGTADQVERTLRRWVYPRLGSMPLSAIRQSDVQGLVSALSKGERPLAPATVSVAYRHVSTIFRAAVADKRIHESPCAKVRLPRIEQSKVVPLATEVVTAIAQAVPARYRAMVVLAASTGMRQGEVFGLTVDRIDFLRRTVRVDRQLVGISGHAPVFAPPKTDASYRTIPLPQVAVDALATHLAAFPVGDKGLVFTGSEGQMLRRSAFGNVWRRATASAGAEGVVFHALRHYYASLLIRHGESVKTVQARLGHKSATETLDTYSHLWPDSDDRARDAVDEVLGTPADQMRTAVGSPG